The genomic window CCGAATTATGACGGCTCTTACGAACTATACAAAACTTGGAGAATTCTCCCGTTTTACCGATATTATTTCAAAAGAAGAGCTTAAAAACAGCAACGTTGAGGTTTTTACCGACAGAATGAAAAAGCTGTTCAAATTTCCGTATCAGATTTTCTTCTATGGTAAAGATTTTGAACGTTTTATATCCTACATCGGAAAATATACTGAAAACGAAAGTCTTCAAATTCCTGAACCTAAAAAATACCCCGAACCGGAAACTATCGGGAATGTTTATTTTACCAATTATGATATGGTTCAGATGGAAATGAGCAAGGTCGGAAAAGGAAATCCTGTGAATATTGAAAATTTTGGAAAGGTCAATGTTTTTAATGAATATTTCGGAAGAGGATTATCATCTATTGTGTTCCAGGAAATCCGTGAGAGTAAAAGTTTGGCGTATTCTGCATATGTTTCTTACGCTGCTAATGCAGAACTGAATCATCCGGATTATATCACAACCTATATCGGAACACAGCCGGATAAATTGCAGATTGCGGTAGATACCATGACGGAACTGATGAGTGAGCTTCCTGAAGTTCCCATCCAGTTTGAAAACGCCCGAAATGCAGCGTTGAAACAGATTGCATCCACCAGAATTACCAGAACGAATATCTTTTTCAATACGTTGAGGCTGAAAAAACTGAATATTCATCATGACTTCAGAAAAGATATCTATCAGCAGATTCAAAATCTTCGCTTTGAAGATCTGAAGCAATTTTATGATACGGAGATTAAACCGATTCATTTCAATACGGCCATTATCGGGAAAAAAGAAAACCTGAATATGGAGGCGGTAAATCAGATGGGAACATTTAAAGAAGTAAGTTTAAAAGATATTTTTGGACATTAAAAAACAAAAACCCCGAAAAGTTTCGGGGTTTTATTTTGTATTGATGTGTTAAGCAAATTATTTTACAATTTTCATTTCATCAATCAGCCATTTTGAATCGGCAAATTTATCGATGATGAAAAGAATGTATTTGGTATCCACCATAATATTTCGGCTGAAACGAGGATCATAATTGATGTCACTCATGGTTCCTTCCCATTGTCTGTCGAAATTCAATCCAACCAGGTTTCCGTTCGCATCCAGAGCAGGACTTCCCGAGTTTCCTCCCGTTGTGTGGTTGGTTGCCGTAAATCCTACCGGAACATCACCCGTTTTATCTTTATAAATTCCGAAATCTTTTTTGTTGTAAAGATCAATCAGTTTTCTAGGAACATCGAATTCATAATCTCCCGGAATGTATTTTTCCAATACACCAGCCAAATGCGTTTGATAGTTATAAGAAACGGCATCTTTAGGAGTAGAACCTTTTACTTTTCCGTACGTTACACGAAGGGTAGAATTAGCATCCGGGAAGAATTTTCTGTCTTTATCGGTTTCCATCTGCTGAGCCATGAATTTTTTTTGCAATTCATCAATTTTAGCCTGCAAAGAAGTAAATTGAGGATCTGTTGTTTTCATGTAGGTTTCTCTCAGGGTAACATACAACTGATAAACTGGATCTTTCTTCAGGGTTTTAATTAATTTATCCTGATTAGAAAAAGCTTTTTCAATATCTTTAGTCACAGAAGCTCCGTTTACGTCAGCTCTTCCTGTAATAATAGAGTTTTTAGAAGCTTCTTCAATACTCTGGATATTCTGAGCCTCATTTTTATACTTATCGAATCCTGCAGGTAAGAACTGCGGAGCCGTTTTATTGGCGTACAAGGCTAGCAATTTTGCCGTAACCTTTGCATCCAGCTCAGCGCTGTAATCTTTGTAAAAAGAAGTTAATCTGTTTTTGAAAGAAGTGGTCGCTTTTTCATCCATTCTTCCGGCTTCTACAGAAGTTACATAGTTGTAGTAAAGATTCGCCAACATCAATGTTTCAGCATTTCTTAAAACTTCTGTATAGTATGCATTATTCAGCGCGTAAGGAGCCTGGTCGTTGTATAATTTGTTAAGCTGATCTAATGTGGATTTGACCTCATGGTTTTTAGAAACCAAAGAACCTTCATACATTACTTTTTTCTCAACAGCATTAGATTTCTTTAAGCCTTCAACTTCACCGATCCACTTTTTCCAGTAGTTGGCTACCGATGCATATTTTGAAGCGTATTTGATACGGGTAGCATCATCAGTACGCATTTTTTCGTCCAATGTTTTTAAAGCCACATCTCTTACCGCAATTCTTGCAGGATCGATTTCCTTCATGATTTTTTCAACCGCAATTGCCGGTAAATATTCTGTAGTTCTTCCAGGGAATCCGAATACGAAAGTGAAATCATTTTCATTTTTATCTTTAATGGAAACAGGAAGGAAATGTTTCGGAACGTAAGGAACATTATCTTTTGAATATTCTGCGGGCTTATTATCTTTTCCTGCATAAATTCTGAACATTGAAAAATCTCCTGTATGTCTTGGCCAAACCCAGTTGTCGGTATCGCTTCCGAATTTTCCGATGCTTTGTGGCGGAGCTCCTACCAGTCGGATATCTTTATACGTTTCGATGGTGTAGGCATAGTACTTATTTCCGTAATACATGGATTTTACAGAAATAGACTGATAAGACTCTATTTTTTGAGAGTTTTTGTAAACTTCAATATTATTAGCGATTTTCTTTGAAAGCTCAGGTTCTGTAAGCTTGTCTGTACCTTCAAGGATCTGTTGGGTAACCTCTTTGATGTCTACAATGAAATCTACAGTTACACCAGGATTAGGAAGCTCGCCTTCTGTACTTTTAGCCCAGAAACCATTAGACAAAAGATCATTTTCTACCGTAGAATGAGACTGAATTTGCCCATATCCGCAGTGGTGATTGGTAAGCAGTAATCCTTTTGGAGAAATAATTTCGGCGGTACAGCCTCCGTTGAACTGTACTACAGCATCTTTAATACTGGGTTTTTGAACATTGAATATATCTTTAGCAGAAATTTTCATTCCCAAATCTTTCATTTCCTTTTCATTAAGCTCTGTCGGGATCCACATTCCGCCATATTGCTGGGCAATTCCTAAAGAAAAACTGAAGAATGCCGAGGCAATTAGAATATTACGTTTTATCATTACAAAAAATTTTGCCTAAAAATACATAAAATTAATTTTTTACTAAAAGAAAAAGACCGCTTTTGAGGCAGTCTTATTATTTTTTATTTAAAATTGATAAGCAATTATAGTTTCATCTTCCATGAGATCCTTTATCAGAGCTTCATGGTTGATATTTTTTCCACTAAGCACCCAGCTGGTGGCGATACTTCCTTGAGTATATTGCTGTTTTAATACTCCAAATTTTAAGTGATGCTTTCCGAACAGCTCTTCACAATGAGGAATTTCTTTAGCATTGATTACTGCAATTTTATATTCTCTTATTTTGTGATGTCTGTCTATAATTTTTTCAAAATAAGTGAGCGAGTTCAAAATCAATAACACTAAAACTGTTCCTAAAAGAGATAAATAAACATAGCCGGAACCTATTGCCATACCGATAGAAGCGGTTGCCCAAATAGTGGTTGCTGTAGTAATTCCGTCAATTTTATTATCTCCTTTAAAAATGACTCCGGCTCCCAAAAATCCGATTCCGGTAATAATATTGGCAGCCAAACGATCCGGATCGTGAACACCAATCTTGATTGAAAGAATCGTAAAAAGGCATGAACCAAAACATACTAAAATAAAAGTACGTAATCCCGCTGATTTGTTCCTGTATTCACGTTCTGCCCCGATAAGCAGCCCCAGAATCACAGAAATAAAGATCAGTACCAAGTCATTTTGAATGACATAATGATCCTTTAGAAATTCCATTATCAATTTGTTTAAATAAAATTACGATAAATCTTAAAATAAATGGAGAAATGAGGATAAAAAAGACCGCTAAAAGAGCAGTCCTTTTATTATTTCTCTATCAGATCTAAAAACTGTTGTTCATCCAGAATTTCAATCGTTCCGATATCCTGAGCTTTTTTCAGTTTGCTTCCTGCTTTCTCGCCCACAACAAGATAATTCAGATTTTTAGAAACTGCAGAGATGTTTTTTCCGCCATGTTTTTCTACCATTTCTTCGGCAGATTCTCTTGTAAACAATGATAATTTTCCGGTGAAAAGAAAGGTTTTCCCTTCCAAAGCATTCGATAGAACTTCATTGGTACTTTCTCCTTTTTCCAGTTGAACTCCATAAGATTTTAATCGTTCAATGATTAAAATATTTTCAGAATTGGCGAAGAAATCTACGATGCTTACCGCAATTTTTGTTCCGATGTCTTCCACCTGACAAAGCTCTTCAGCGGTAGCATTTTTCAGTTCTTCAATAGTAGGGAAGTTTTTGACCAATTTTTTGGCAACGGTTTCACCGACATGTTTTATTCCGATTCCGTACAATACCTTCTCAAACGGAATTTCTTTCGATTTTTCGATCCCTGAAATGATGTTTTGTGCAGATTTTTCCGCCATTCTTTCCAAGGGTAGCAGCTGTTCTTTTGTTAAAACATAAAAATCTGCCGGATTTTCAATAAGCTTCTCTCTATACAACTGTTCGATGGTTTCGCTTCCTAAGTTTTCAATATTCAAAGCTTTTCTGGAAACATAATGAATCATTCTTCCCACTACTTGCGGCGGGCAATGAAGCTCATTCGGACAAAAATGAATGGCCTGATCTTCAATTTTTACCAGTTCGGTTCCACATTCAGGACAATGTTTGATGTATTCGATTTCCTTACTTTCATCTGTTCTTTTCTCCGTATTTACTCCAACAATTTTCGGAATAATTTCACCGCCTTTTTCTACATAGACGAAATCGTTTTCATGTAAATCCAGTTTTTTGATAATATCTTCATTGTGCAAAGATGCCCTTTTTACGATGGTTCCGGCAAGCAAAACAGGCTTCAGGTTGGCAACCGGAGTGATAGCTCCTGTTCTTCCGACCTGGTAAGAAACACTTTGTAATTCGGTCTCTACTTTTTCAGCTTTAAATTTATAAGCCATTGCCCAACGCGGAGATTTTGCGGTGTATCCCAGTTGTCTTTGTTGTTTTAATGAATTGACTTTTAAAACAATGCCATCGATTTCAAAGGGTAAATTATGACGTTCAGTATCCCAGTAAGTAATAAATTCCTTTACCTGATCTAAAGTAGTACACAATTTTGCCTGCTGAGAGGTTTTGAAACCCCAGCTTTGTGCTTTTTGAAGCAATTCCCAATGCGATTTTGCAGGAATATCTTCAGAAATAAACTGATACAATACAGAAGAAAGTCCACGCTTTCTCACCTCACCGCTGTCCTGCATTTTCAGGCTTCCGCTGGCTGTATTTCTCGGATTCATGAACGGATCCAGCCCTTCTTCTTCTCGTAATTTGTTTATCTTATCAAAGTTTTTTCTTGTCAGGTAAATTTCGCCACGCATAAAGAAATGTTCAGGAAAATCACCTTTTAATTTCAGTGGAATATCTGAAATGGTACGAACATTGGCTGTAATTTCATCACCCTGAAAACCATCGCCACGAGTGACTGCCTGTGCCAATTTTCCGTTTTCATACAGAATAGAAATCGATGCTCCGTCATATTTTAGCTCTGCTACAAATTCTACAGGTTCATCAATGGTTTTGATGATTCTTTTTTCCCAGTCTTCAAGATCATTAAAATCATAAGAATTGTCCAGAGAATACATCCTGAATTTATGCTGAACGGTAGGGAAAACTTTGGTAATTCCGCCTCCAACACGTACGGTAGGAGAGTTTTCATCGTAAAATTCAGGATATTTTGCTTCCAGATCACGAAGTTCTTCCAATAATACGTCGAAGTCGTAATCTGAAATGGTAGGTGTATCTAAAAGGTAATAATTTTCGTTATGCTGATGAAGCTCTTTACGAAGCTCTTCTATTTTTTGTTGAATGTTGTCGGACATCGGGTTTCTATCTTTTAAGCAAAAGTAATTAAAGTAATTGCATTTTAAAAATAGGTGAATTAGAAATTTTCAGACATTATTTAAAGTATTATTAAAATTCATTTAAACTTAAATTAGGCAGAGTCTTGATACTTTTGCATTTGTTTATTGTTGAAAAAAGATTCTAACGATTAAACATTATCTTTATCTAAAAGTTTCAGAATTTTATCAAATTATATTATGAAAAAAATTATCTTAGGGTTAGCAGTTTTAAGTACAGTCGTAATGAAGGCACAAACCCAGATTATTGCACACAGAGGTTACTTTCAGGCAGAACCACCGACAACGGAAAATTCATTGAAGTCATTGGAAAATGCTCAGCATTTGAAAATATATGGATCTGAATTTGATGTAAGAATGACAAAAGATGGTGTTTTGGTCATTAATCATGATGAACACCACGGGAAAATGGAGATTTCGGAAACTGATTTTAAAGAATTGGAAAAACTGAAACTATCGAATGGTGAGAAGCTCCCAACGTTAAAAGATTATTTAAAACAAGGAAAAAAGGATAAATCATTAAAGCTCATTGTAGAAATAAAGCCTGATAAAACCAAGGAAAAAGAAGATGAGCTGACGGCAAAAACACTGAAGATGATTAAAGACATGAAGCTTGAATCTCAATGTGAATTTATCTCTTTCAGCTTAAACATCTGTAAAGAAATTAAAAGACTTGAACCTACATTTAAAGTTCAGTACCTGAGAGGAGAATTATCACCCGCGCAAATTAAGAATGAAGGATTGGACGGATTAGACTATCATTACAATGTATTCCAAAAAAATCCTACATGGATTGCTGAAGCAAAAGCTCTAGGGCTGATTACCAATTCTTGGACGGTAAATGATATTGCTGTTTATGATGAGTTGAAAGGTCAAGGGATTGACTTTATTACCACTAATATTCCTAATCAGTTAAAAAATAAGTAATAGCTTATCAATTACCTATGAATACAGCCTGTCTCTTTGGAGATGGGCTTTTGTGTTGTTTAAATCATAGATGAGGACCATCTGATAGGTTTTTTATTTTATCGGAAAAAGACAATAAAGTTAAAACAATAAGGCAAAAACTTGATATTAAAAATGCTTAATTATTTTAATTTATTGATATTCAATTGATTGTTTGTTTTTGTTAAAAATGAATTCATATTCTGTTTAATAAACCTTTAATAAATGTTAAAACCTTGTTAAAACCATTACGATTACGTCGTTCTAATTTTGCGCAAACAAAAAGGATATGCGTAAAGAGACTCAAAAGTTACTGGTTTTGTCACTGTTAGGATTAGTCAGTGTCAATCTAGCGGCTCAGCAAAAAGCTAAAAAAGATACCATCAAAAGTATTGATGAGGTAGTGGTAACCGCTCTTGGGATTAAAAGACAAGATAAATCTCTGGGATATGTTGCAGAAAATGTGAAAGGTGAAGAAATTCTGAAAACTCAAAATAACAACTGGTCACAGGCGTTGGAAGGGAAAGTGGCGGGTTTGAAAATTCAGACAGCAGGAGCCGGACCATTAGGAAGTTCCGTCATTAAGTTGCGTGGAGATATTTCTATGAATCCTGCAAATAACGGTGCCTTAATTGTAGTAGATGGGGTTCCGTTGAACAGTACGACAACAGGAACAGGATTTTCTGCTTACGGAGCAGGTGCTAAAGCAGATTTACCGATTGATTACGGAAATAACCTGAACACAATAAACCCGGATGATATAGAATCGATGACGATTTTGAAAGGTTCTACTGCATCAGCATTGTATGGGTCTAGAGGAGCAGGCGGTGCTATTATGATTACTACTAAATCAGGAAAAAATAAAAAAGGAAAAGTCCAAATTAGCTTTAATTCATATTCAAGTTTTGATACTGTTCTGAAGTGGCCTGATTATCAGTA from Chryseobacterium camelliae includes these protein-coding regions:
- a CDS encoding MgtC/SapB family protein, which encodes MEFLKDHYVIQNDLVLIFISVILGLLIGAEREYRNKSAGLRTFILVCFGSCLFTILSIKIGVHDPDRLAANIITGIGFLGAGVIFKGDNKIDGITTATTIWATASIGMAIGSGYVYLSLLGTVLVLLILNSLTYFEKIIDRHHKIREYKIAVINAKEIPHCEELFGKHHLKFGVLKQQYTQGSIATSWVLSGKNINHEALIKDLMEDETIIAYQF
- the ligA gene encoding NAD-dependent DNA ligase LigA translates to MSDNIQQKIEELRKELHQHNENYYLLDTPTISDYDFDVLLEELRDLEAKYPEFYDENSPTVRVGGGITKVFPTVQHKFRMYSLDNSYDFNDLEDWEKRIIKTIDEPVEFVAELKYDGASISILYENGKLAQAVTRGDGFQGDEITANVRTISDIPLKLKGDFPEHFFMRGEIYLTRKNFDKINKLREEEGLDPFMNPRNTASGSLKMQDSGEVRKRGLSSVLYQFISEDIPAKSHWELLQKAQSWGFKTSQQAKLCTTLDQVKEFITYWDTERHNLPFEIDGIVLKVNSLKQQRQLGYTAKSPRWAMAYKFKAEKVETELQSVSYQVGRTGAITPVANLKPVLLAGTIVKRASLHNEDIIKKLDLHENDFVYVEKGGEIIPKIVGVNTEKRTDESKEIEYIKHCPECGTELVKIEDQAIHFCPNELHCPPQVVGRMIHYVSRKALNIENLGSETIEQLYREKLIENPADFYVLTKEQLLPLERMAEKSAQNIISGIEKSKEIPFEKVLYGIGIKHVGETVAKKLVKNFPTIEELKNATAEELCQVEDIGTKIAVSIVDFFANSENILIIERLKSYGVQLEKGESTNEVLSNALEGKTFLFTGKLSLFTRESAEEMVEKHGGKNISAVSKNLNYLVVGEKAGSKLKKAQDIGTIEILDEQQFLDLIEK
- a CDS encoding glycerophosphodiester phosphodiesterase family protein, encoding MKKIILGLAVLSTVVMKAQTQIIAHRGYFQAEPPTTENSLKSLENAQHLKIYGSEFDVRMTKDGVLVINHDEHHGKMEISETDFKELEKLKLSNGEKLPTLKDYLKQGKKDKSLKLIVEIKPDKTKEKEDELTAKTLKMIKDMKLESQCEFISFSLNICKEIKRLEPTFKVQYLRGELSPAQIKNEGLDGLDYHYNVFQKNPTWIAEAKALGLITNSWTVNDIAVYDELKGQGIDFITTNIPNQLKNK
- a CDS encoding S46 family peptidase → MIKRNILIASAFFSFSLGIAQQYGGMWIPTELNEKEMKDLGMKISAKDIFNVQKPSIKDAVVQFNGGCTAEIISPKGLLLTNHHCGYGQIQSHSTVENDLLSNGFWAKSTEGELPNPGVTVDFIVDIKEVTQQILEGTDKLTEPELSKKIANNIEVYKNSQKIESYQSISVKSMYYGNKYYAYTIETYKDIRLVGAPPQSIGKFGSDTDNWVWPRHTGDFSMFRIYAGKDNKPAEYSKDNVPYVPKHFLPVSIKDKNENDFTFVFGFPGRTTEYLPAIAVEKIMKEIDPARIAVRDVALKTLDEKMRTDDATRIKYASKYASVANYWKKWIGEVEGLKKSNAVEKKVMYEGSLVSKNHEVKSTLDQLNKLYNDQAPYALNNAYYTEVLRNAETLMLANLYYNYVTSVEAGRMDEKATTSFKNRLTSFYKDYSAELDAKVTAKLLALYANKTAPQFLPAGFDKYKNEAQNIQSIEEASKNSIITGRADVNGASVTKDIEKAFSNQDKLIKTLKKDPVYQLYVTLRETYMKTTDPQFTSLQAKIDELQKKFMAQQMETDKDRKFFPDANSTLRVTYGKVKGSTPKDAVSYNYQTHLAGVLEKYIPGDYEFDVPRKLIDLYNKKDFGIYKDKTGDVPVGFTATNHTTGGNSGSPALDANGNLVGLNFDRQWEGTMSDINYDPRFSRNIMVDTKYILFIIDKFADSKWLIDEMKIVK